The nucleotide sequence TTGAGTTGGGTAGTAGCCGGAGGAACCGTAGCTCCCCTGGTTTGGGTAGTAGGTGGTAGATCCATATCCCGAGCCGGGATAGTATCCCGATGAGCCGTAGTAGTTCGTATTGTAGCCGGGATAGTAGGGGTTGCTCGGACGATTATAGTTGTAGCCATAGTTCGGATACCCAGAGCCAGTTCCAAAGAGATTTAACACTACAAGATCGTAGGTAAAGAAGAacaaagaatttttaattacctAGTACCTTTAtgggtataaaaacaatgacGCAATCATATTACTATTTGAAAGAATAAGTAAGGTTTTTGAGATAAAAGATGAGTTAGCCTGTTAGTTGTAACTTCAATATGGAGTACTCACACTTGGCCGAAGTCTCGGCGGTTGCCAAATCACTTGTCGTCGTCCTGGTCGCAGTTGCCACCTGATTTTCTGGGAGGGCGGCACTCCAGGCTCCAGTCACGGCCAACTAAAATGTTATTTAAGCGGCTTTTgttttaggatgtttacacaAATTGAATATTCCTGCTAGCACTCACCATTAGGGTAAATAGCTTGATGAACATGACACTGGATTTAaccatattaaa is from Drosophila melanogaster chromosome 3L and encodes:
- the CG13285 gene encoding uncharacterized protein, isoform A, whose amino-acid sequence is MVKSSVMFIKLFTLMLAVTGAWSAALPENQVATATRTTTSDLATAETSAKLLNLFGTGSGYPNYGYNYNRPSNPYYPGYNTNYYGSSGYYPGSGYGSTTYYPNQGSYGSSGYYPTQGYNYYSTSSYPTTNILGSQGGGYGGYGGYGGNGGFRQYSGYWQRDYQGQRNRGYGYYDDTDRLGLPISRDRSYGSSSYRGYN
- the CG13285 gene encoding uncharacterized protein, isoform B → MVKSSVMFIKLFTLMLAVTGAWSAALPENQVATATRTTTSDLATAETSAKLLNLFGTGSGYPNYGYNYNRPSNPYYPGYNTNYYGSSGYYPGSGYGSTTYYPNQGSYGSSGYYPTQGYNYYSTSSYPTTNILGSQGGGYGGYGGYGGYVRSTFG